A genomic region of Hirundo rustica isolate bHirRus1 chromosome 12, bHirRus1.pri.v3, whole genome shotgun sequence contains the following coding sequences:
- the GMPPB gene encoding mannose-1-phosphate guanyltransferase beta isoform X2: MRALILVGGFGTRLRPLTLSRPKPLVEFCNKAVLLHQLEALRQAGVSHVVLAVSYMSDALEAAMREQEQRLGIRISMSHEKEPLGTAGPLALARDLLSEDGEPFFVLNSDVICEFPFAALARFHRQHGGEGSLVVTRVEEPAKYGVVVCEADTGRICRFVEKPRVFVSNKINAGLYIFNPGILQRIQEIFPAMAQDGQLYAMELQGFWMDIGQPKDFLTGMCMYLQALRAQHPEKLHSGPGVVGNVLVDPSAKIGANCVIGPNVTIGAGVVVEDGVRIKRCTVLEGARIRSHSWLESCIVGWSCSVGQWVRMENVTVLGEDVIVNDELYLNGANVLPHKSIAESVPEPRIIM; the protein is encoded by the exons ATGCGAGCGCTGATCCTGGTCGGCGGCTTCGGGACGCGGCTGCGGCCGTTGACCCTGAGCCGGCCGAAGCCGCTGGTGGAGTTCTGCAACAAGGCGGTGCTGCTCCACCAGCTGGAGGCTCTCCGGCAG GCGGGCGTCAGCCATGTGGTGCTGGCCGTGAGCTACATGTCGGACGCGCTGGAGGCCGCCATGCGGGAGCAGGAACAACGG CTCGGCATCCGCATCTCCATGTCCCACGAAAAGGAGCCGCTGGGCACAG CGGGGCCGCTGGCGCTGGCGCGGGACCTGCTGTCCGAGGACGGGGAGCCCTTCTTTGTCCTCAACAGCGACGTGATCTGCGAGTTCCCCTTCGCGGCGCTGGCCCGTTTCCACCGGCAGCACGGCGGCGAGGGCTCGCTGGTGGTGACCCGCGTGGAAGAGCCGGCCAAGTACGGCGTGGTGGTGTGCGAGGCCGACACCGGCCGCATCTGCCGCTTCGTGGAGAAGCCGCGCGTCTTTGTGTCCAACAAGATCAACGCCGGGCTCTACATATTTAACCCTGGCATCTTGCAACGCATCCAG GAGATCTTCCCAGCCATGGCACAGGATGGGCAGCTCTACGCCATGGAGCTACAGG GCTTCTGGATGGACATTGGGCAGCCAAAGGACTTCCTCACGGGCATGTGCATGTACCTGCAGGCGCTGCGGGCTCAGCACCCCGAGAAGCTGCATTCGGGGCCCGGTGTCGTAGGGAATGTGCTGGTG GACCCCAGTGCCAAGATCGGGGCAAACTGTGTCATCGGCCCCAACGTGACAATTGGGGCCGGCGTGGTGGTGGAGGACGGGGTCCGCATCAAACGCTGCACTGTGCTAGAAGGGGCCCGCATCCGCTCCCATTCCTGGCTGGAGTCCTGCATcgtgggctggagctgctccgtGGGGCAGTGG GTGCGCATGGAGAACGTGACTGTGCTGGGCGAGGACGTCATTGTCAACGACGAGCTCTACCTCAACGGGGCCAATGTGCTGCCACACAAATCCATCGCCGAGTCCGTGCCAGAGCCACGCATCATCATGTAG
- the GMPPB gene encoding mannose-1-phosphate guanyltransferase beta isoform X1 yields MRALILVGGFGTRLRPLTLSRPKPLVEFCNKAVLLHQLEALRQAGVSHVVLAVSYMSDALEAAMREQEQRLGIRISMSHEKEPLGTAGPLALARDLLSEDGEPFFVLNSDVICEFPFAALARFHRQHGGEGSLVVTRVEEPAKYGVVVCEADTGRICRFVEKPRVFVSNKINAGLYIFNPGILQRIQLRPTSIEKEIFPAMAQDGQLYAMELQGFWMDIGQPKDFLTGMCMYLQALRAQHPEKLHSGPGVVGNVLVDPSAKIGANCVIGPNVTIGAGVVVEDGVRIKRCTVLEGARIRSHSWLESCIVGWSCSVGQWVRMENVTVLGEDVIVNDELYLNGANVLPHKSIAESVPEPRIIM; encoded by the exons ATGCGAGCGCTGATCCTGGTCGGCGGCTTCGGGACGCGGCTGCGGCCGTTGACCCTGAGCCGGCCGAAGCCGCTGGTGGAGTTCTGCAACAAGGCGGTGCTGCTCCACCAGCTGGAGGCTCTCCGGCAG GCGGGCGTCAGCCATGTGGTGCTGGCCGTGAGCTACATGTCGGACGCGCTGGAGGCCGCCATGCGGGAGCAGGAACAACGG CTCGGCATCCGCATCTCCATGTCCCACGAAAAGGAGCCGCTGGGCACAG CGGGGCCGCTGGCGCTGGCGCGGGACCTGCTGTCCGAGGACGGGGAGCCCTTCTTTGTCCTCAACAGCGACGTGATCTGCGAGTTCCCCTTCGCGGCGCTGGCCCGTTTCCACCGGCAGCACGGCGGCGAGGGCTCGCTGGTGGTGACCCGCGTGGAAGAGCCGGCCAAGTACGGCGTGGTGGTGTGCGAGGCCGACACCGGCCGCATCTGCCGCTTCGTGGAGAAGCCGCGCGTCTTTGTGTCCAACAAGATCAACGCCGGGCTCTACATATTTAACCCTGGCATCTTGCAACGCATCCAG CTGCGCCCCACCTCCATCGAGAAGGAGATCTTCCCAGCCATGGCACAGGATGGGCAGCTCTACGCCATGGAGCTACAGG GCTTCTGGATGGACATTGGGCAGCCAAAGGACTTCCTCACGGGCATGTGCATGTACCTGCAGGCGCTGCGGGCTCAGCACCCCGAGAAGCTGCATTCGGGGCCCGGTGTCGTAGGGAATGTGCTGGTG GACCCCAGTGCCAAGATCGGGGCAAACTGTGTCATCGGCCCCAACGTGACAATTGGGGCCGGCGTGGTGGTGGAGGACGGGGTCCGCATCAAACGCTGCACTGTGCTAGAAGGGGCCCGCATCCGCTCCCATTCCTGGCTGGAGTCCTGCATcgtgggctggagctgctccgtGGGGCAGTGG GTGCGCATGGAGAACGTGACTGTGCTGGGCGAGGACGTCATTGTCAACGACGAGCTCTACCTCAACGGGGCCAATGTGCTGCCACACAAATCCATCGCCGAGTCCGTGCCAGAGCCACGCATCATCATGTAG